One genomic segment of Cinclus cinclus chromosome 31, bCinCin1.1, whole genome shotgun sequence includes these proteins:
- the LOC134055108 gene encoding Fc receptor-like protein 5, giving the protein MAGKVALLLWAQTLGLAGAQTTQLLVQPPWTPAVLWDRVTLTCQGSGTAGATTWYKDGRRWGQDGRDSFLVTESGTYTCDRPGSGRSPPVLVSNEPLVLQVPARALLEGDTVTLRCRGRPDKPVSIVRFYRDNQNLSGSMNSTEMSLSHLQLHSSGRYRCTGWVGSVVKVSAPVSVTVHGVPPSGVSVSVQPPGGQVALGDILVLSCTVAMGTGPLSFSWHREGSGATLGTGPRLELRHVGDKDSGHYQCRVSDGESVAQSVPLNVTVLVPVANATITPGPPALQVRPGDPVTLRCSVQVGSAPVTFTWLHNGQELARGPLLEIGDVDVGHSGTYQCMATNQLGQDGHRVFRALSPELALEVTPQGTTGHLWITVAAGLGGSLLFLVLLVGGAVGWHRWNSMAARNQQERAPLEPPAPPEEGEVLYTHVVITEQMGASPRATTLQDPQVTYAELPATHG; this is encoded by the exons cccagaccCTCGGCCTCGCTG GTGCCCAGACCACCCAGCTCCTCGTGCAGCCCCCCTGGACCCCGGCGGTGCTGTGGGACCGGGTGACACTGACCTGCCAGGGCTCGGGCACCGCCGGTGCCACCACCTGGTACAAGGACGGGCGGCGCTGGGGGCAGGATGGACGCGACAGCTTCCTTGTCACCGAGAGTGGCACCTACACGTGTGACAGACCCGGCAGTGGGCGCAGCCCCCCCGTGCTGGTGTCGAATG AGccgctggtgctgcaggtgccagcacGGGCACTGCTGGAGGGGGACACGGTGACACTGCGCTGCCGGGGCAGGCCAGACAAGCCTGTCAGCATCGTGCGATTTTACCGGGACAACCAGAATTTGAGTGGGTCCATGAACAGCACggagatgtccctgtcccacctgcagcTTCACAGCAGTGGTCGCTACCGCTGCACAGGCTGGGTAGGCTCAGTAGTTAAAGTATCAGCACCAGTATCAGTCACAGTGCATG GGGTCCCACCCTCGGGAGTGTCCGTGTCGGTGCAGCCCCCCGGAGGACAGGTGGCACTTGGAGACatcctggtgctgagctgcacggtggccatggggacaggtCCCCTGTCCTTCTCCTGGCACCGGGAGGGCTCGGGGGCAACGCTGGGCACCGGCCCCCGCCTGGAGCTGCGGCACGTTGGGGACAAGGACAGCGGCCACTACCAGTGCCGGGTCAGCGACGGTGAAAGCGTGGCCCAGAGTGTCCCCCTGAATGTCACTGTCCTGG TGCCCGTGGCCAATGCCACCATCACCCCCGGTCCCCCGGCACTCCAGGTGCGCCCAGGTGACCCCGTGACCCTGCGCTGCTCGGTGCAGGTGGGCTCAGCCCCTGTCACCTTCACATGGCTCCACAACGGCCAGGAGCTGGCCCGGGGTCCCCTCCTGGAGATTGGGGACGTCGATGTGGGACATTCAGGCACCTACCAGTGCATGGCCACcaaccagctgggacaggacgGGCACCGCGTGTTCCGGGcactcagcccagagctggccctggaggtgacaccacagggaacCACTGGACACCTCTGGATCACAG TGGCCGCAGGGCTTGGCGggtccctcctcttcctggtGCTGCTCGTGGGTGGAGCTGTGGGCTGGCACCGGTGGAACAGCATGG CTGCCAGGAATCAGCAGGAAAG GGCCCCACTGGAGCCCCCGGCCCCCCCAGAGGAGGGGGAGGTGCTGTACACCCACGTCGTAATCACCGAGCAGATGGGGG CGTCCCCCCGTGCCACCACACTCCAGGATCCCCAGGTGACCTACGCGGAGCTGCCAGCAACCCATGGGTGA